The Marinobacter salsuginis genome includes a window with the following:
- the rplQ gene encoding 50S ribosomal protein L17: MRHRKSGRKFSRTSAHRKAMFRNMTASLVEHELIKTTLPKAKELRRVAEPLITLSKNDSVANRRLAFSRLRDDAAVAKLFDELGPRYSERPGGYLRILKCGFRAGDNAPMAFVELVGRPLDIEAEEVDEDED; this comes from the coding sequence ATGCGTCATCGTAAGAGTGGTCGTAAGTTCAGCAGGACCAGTGCGCATCGCAAGGCCATGTTCCGTAACATGACTGCGTCACTGGTTGAACACGAGCTGATCAAAACAACGCTGCCGAAAGCCAAAGAGCTTCGTCGGGTAGCTGAGCCTTTGATCACGCTTTCCAAGAATGATTCGGTCGCGAATCGTCGTCTGGCGTTCTCACGCCTGCGTGACGATGCAGCGGTTGCCAAGCTGTTTGATGAGCTGGGCCCCCGTTACAGCGAGCGTCCGGGTGGATACCTTCGTATCCTGAAGTGTGGCTTCCGTGCCGGCGACAATGCCCCGATGGCATTTGTTGAGCTGGTTGGTCGTCCGCTGGATATTGAAGCGGAAGAGGTGGACGAAGACGAGGATTAA
- a CDS encoding DNA-directed RNA polymerase subunit alpha gives MQRSVHELLTPRTIDVKESSATRAKVTLEPLERGFGHTLGSALRRILLSSMPGCAVTEAQIDGVLHEYSAIEGVQEDVIEILLNLKGVAVKMNGRDDAELTLSKKGPGVVTAGDIKLDHDVEIANPEHVICHLSENGEVNMRLRVARGRGYEPADQRGLDEDETRAIGRLQLDATFSPVRRVAYAVESARVEQRTDLDKLVIDLETNGTIDPEEAIRRAATILQQQLAVFVDFDHEKEPERVEEEEEIDPILLRPVDDLELTVRSANCLKAENIYYIGDLIQRTEVELLKTPNLGKKSLTEIKDVLASRGLSLGMRLDNWPPASLRGDDRVLGG, from the coding sequence ATGCAGCGTTCAGTACATGAGTTATTGACACCTCGTACCATTGACGTGAAGGAATCAAGCGCCACGCGTGCCAAGGTTACGCTTGAGCCTCTGGAAAGAGGCTTTGGTCATACCCTGGGCAGTGCACTGCGCCGGATTCTCTTGTCTTCGATGCCGGGCTGCGCCGTGACTGAAGCGCAGATCGACGGTGTCCTGCACGAGTACAGCGCCATTGAGGGTGTCCAGGAAGACGTCATCGAGATTCTTCTGAATCTCAAAGGCGTAGCCGTAAAAATGAACGGTCGGGACGATGCCGAGCTTACGCTCAGCAAGAAAGGCCCGGGCGTTGTGACAGCAGGTGATATCAAGCTGGATCATGACGTCGAGATTGCCAACCCGGAGCACGTGATCTGTCACCTTAGCGAGAATGGTGAAGTGAACATGCGTCTCCGTGTGGCTCGCGGTCGCGGCTATGAGCCGGCAGACCAGCGTGGTCTCGACGAGGACGAAACTCGCGCCATCGGACGTCTGCAGCTGGATGCAACATTCAGCCCGGTTCGTCGCGTGGCTTACGCCGTGGAAAGCGCACGGGTAGAGCAGCGGACCGATCTGGACAAGCTGGTTATCGACCTGGAGACCAATGGCACCATCGACCCGGAAGAAGCGATTCGCCGGGCGGCCACCATCCTCCAGCAGCAACTGGCGGTGTTTGTTGATTTCGATCATGAGAAAGAGCCTGAGCGCGTTGAGGAAGAGGAAGAAATCGATCCTATCCTGCTGCGCCCGGTTGATGATCTGGAATTGACAGTGCGTTCAGCTAACTGCTTGAAGGCTGAGAACATTTACTACATCGGCGATCTTATCCAGCGCACAGAAGTTGAGCTGTTGAAGACGCCTAACCTTGGTAAAAAGTCGCTGACCGAGATCAAGGACGTTTTGGCGTCCCGTGGTCTGTCACTGGGTATGCGTCTTGATAACTGGCCGCCGGCTAGCCTTCGTGGCGACGACCGGGTTCTGGGCGGTTAA
- the rpsD gene encoding 30S ribosomal protein S4 — translation MARYIGPKCKLSRREGTDLFLKSGVRALDSKCNIETPPGMHGARRGRLSEYGVQLREKQKVRRIYGVLEKQFRNYYKEAARGKGATGENLLQLLEGRLDNVVYRMGFGSTRAEARQLVSHKAILVNDKSVNIPSYQVRPGDVVSVREKAKNQLRVKGALDLSASRAPVSWVEVDANKMSGVYKSVPERTELPADINENLIVELYSK, via the coding sequence ATGGCTCGTTATATAGGCCCGAAGTGCAAGCTGTCTCGTCGTGAAGGGACAGATCTTTTTCTGAAGAGCGGTGTTCGCGCGCTCGATTCAAAGTGCAACATCGAGACTCCGCCGGGTATGCACGGCGCGCGTCGCGGTCGTCTGTCCGAGTACGGCGTACAGCTTCGTGAAAAACAGAAAGTTCGTCGTATCTACGGCGTTCTCGAGAAGCAGTTCCGCAACTATTACAAAGAGGCCGCCCGAGGCAAGGGTGCAACTGGTGAAAACCTGCTGCAACTTTTGGAAGGCCGTCTTGATAACGTTGTATACCGCATGGGCTTTGGTTCCACCCGTGCAGAAGCCCGTCAGCTCGTCTCTCACAAGGCGATCCTGGTTAACGACAAGTCGGTGAACATCCCGTCTTACCAGGTCCGTCCGGGTGATGTTGTGAGCGTGCGTGAGAAGGCGAAGAACCAGCTGCGTGTTAAAGGCGCACTGGATCTGTCTGCAAGCCGTGCACCGGTGAGCTGGGTAGAGGTCGACGCCAACAAGATGTCCGGCGTTTACAAGTCAGTACCTGAGCGTACTGAACTGCCGGCCGACATCAACGAGAACCTCATCGTCGAGCTTTACTCCAAGTAA
- the rpsK gene encoding 30S ribosomal protein S11, translating to MAKPGTRTRKKVKKTVVDGVAHIHASFNNTIVTISDRQGNVLSWATSGGSGFRGSRKSTPFAAQVAAERAGNAAAEYGLKNLDVEVKGPGPGRESAVRALNACGYKITNITDVTPIPHNGCRPPKKRRV from the coding sequence ATGGCAAAGCCAGGTACACGTACCCGTAAAAAGGTGAAAAAGACGGTTGTTGATGGCGTCGCGCACATTCACGCGTCCTTCAACAACACTATCGTGACCATTTCTGACCGTCAGGGCAACGTCCTGTCCTGGGCCACCTCCGGTGGTTCCGGTTTCCGTGGGTCACGCAAGAGTACACCTTTTGCTGCGCAGGTAGCAGCTGAAAGAGCCGGTAATGCGGCTGCTGAATACGGCCTTAAAAACCTGGACGTAGAGGTTAAGGGTCCTGGGCCCGGACGTGAATCTGCAGTTCGCGCGCTGAACGCGTGTGGCTACAAGATCACCAACATCACAGATGTGACGCCGATTCCCCACAACGGCTGTCGTCCGCCCAAGAAGCGCCGCGTCTAA
- the rpsM gene encoding 30S ribosomal protein S13 has product MARIAGVNIPDHKHAVVSLTYIFGVGKTTAQKLCDATGVKPDVKVKDLSDEQLEALRTEVGKVSVEGDLRREVQMNIKRLKDLGCHRGLRHRHGLPVRGQRTKTNARTRKGPRKPIRK; this is encoded by the coding sequence ATGGCACGTATAGCCGGTGTCAATATACCCGATCACAAACATGCTGTTGTCTCGCTGACCTACATCTTTGGTGTTGGCAAGACCACAGCCCAGAAGCTTTGCGATGCAACCGGCGTCAAGCCGGACGTCAAGGTCAAAGACCTTAGCGATGAGCAGCTTGAAGCACTTCGTACCGAAGTGGGCAAGGTGTCTGTCGAAGGCGATCTGCGTCGTGAAGTACAGATGAACATCAAGCGTTTGAAGGATCTCGGATGCCACCGTGGTCTGCGTCATCGTCATGGCCTTCCGGTCCGTGGCCAGCGCACCAAGACCAACGCACGCACCCGTAAAGGTCCACGCAAACCTATTCGTAAGTAA
- the rpmJ gene encoding 50S ribosomal protein L36 has product MKVRASVKKICRNCKVIRRNGSVRVICSEPRHKQRQG; this is encoded by the coding sequence ATGAAAGTACGCGCTTCGGTAAAGAAAATTTGCCGTAACTGCAAAGTAATTCGTCGCAATGGCTCGGTACGAGTCATTTGCTCGGAGCCTCGTCACAAGCAACGCCAGGGCTGA
- the secY gene encoding preprotein translocase subunit SecY, which produces MAKNASLPAGAGKGLAELRSRLWFVFLALLVYRIGAHIPVPGINPDRLAALFEQNQGTILSMFNMFSGGALERMSIFALGIMPYISASIIMQLMTAVSPQLEQLKKEGEAGRRKISQYTRYGTVILALVQGFGISVGLASQGVTFNDSFSFHFVAVVSFVSGAVFMMWLGEQITERGVGNGISLLIFAGIVAGLPGAIGQTLEQARNGEMSLLVVLGIGVLAVAVIGFVVFMERGQRRLTINYAKRQQGRRVFAQQSSHLPLKVNMAGVIPPIFASSILLFPASLGQWFGQGEGMEWLSDISQALAPSQPLYIILFAAAVVFFCFFYTALMYNPKEVADNLKRSGAFIPGIRPGDQTAKYIDGVLTRLTLFGAMYIAAVSLFPQFLMVAGNVPFYLGGTSLLIVVVVVMDFMAQVQSHLMSHQYESLMKKSNLKGYGRNG; this is translated from the coding sequence ATGGCCAAGAACGCATCATTGCCTGCGGGCGCGGGTAAAGGACTGGCAGAGCTGCGATCGCGGCTCTGGTTTGTCTTCCTGGCATTGCTGGTGTACCGGATTGGTGCCCACATCCCGGTGCCGGGTATCAACCCCGACCGTCTGGCGGCACTGTTTGAACAGAACCAGGGCACAATCCTGAGCATGTTCAACATGTTTTCCGGTGGTGCGCTTGAGCGCATGAGTATCTTCGCTCTCGGTATCATGCCGTATATTTCGGCCTCTATTATCATGCAGCTCATGACTGCGGTCAGCCCGCAGCTTGAGCAGCTGAAAAAAGAAGGCGAAGCTGGTCGTCGAAAGATCAGCCAGTACACGCGGTATGGTACGGTTATCCTTGCCCTGGTTCAGGGTTTTGGTATTTCTGTCGGCCTGGCATCACAAGGTGTCACCTTCAATGACAGCTTCAGCTTCCACTTCGTGGCGGTTGTGTCGTTCGTAAGTGGCGCCGTGTTCATGATGTGGCTTGGCGAGCAGATCACCGAGCGGGGTGTCGGTAACGGCATTTCTCTCTTGATCTTCGCCGGTATTGTTGCCGGGTTGCCCGGCGCTATCGGTCAGACGCTCGAGCAGGCCCGTAATGGTGAGATGAGCCTGCTGGTCGTCCTGGGTATTGGCGTTCTTGCGGTCGCTGTCATTGGCTTCGTGGTGTTCATGGAGCGCGGTCAGCGCCGGTTGACGATCAACTACGCCAAGCGGCAACAGGGGCGCCGGGTGTTTGCTCAGCAGTCCAGCCATTTGCCTTTGAAGGTGAACATGGCGGGTGTCATTCCGCCGATCTTCGCCTCATCCATTCTGCTGTTCCCTGCATCTCTGGGTCAGTGGTTCGGCCAGGGCGAGGGTATGGAATGGTTGAGTGATATCTCCCAGGCCCTGGCGCCAAGCCAGCCGTTGTACATTATCCTGTTTGCGGCAGCAGTGGTTTTCTTCTGCTTCTTCTACACAGCGCTGATGTACAACCCGAAAGAAGTTGCGGATAACCTCAAGCGCTCTGGAGCGTTTATTCCGGGCATTCGTCCTGGTGATCAGACTGCCAAGTATATCGATGGTGTTCTGACCCGTCTGACGCTGTTCGGTGCAATGTACATTGCAGCAGTTTCCCTGTTCCCTCAGTTCCTGATGGTGGCCGGGAATGTTCCGTTCTATCTGGGCGGTACCTCACTGCTGATTGTTGTAGTCGTGGTGATGGATTTCATGGCGCAGGTTCAGTCGCACCTGATGTCCCATCAGTATGAATCACTGATGAAGAAGTCCAATCTCAAGGGCTATGGTCGGAACGGTTAA
- the rplO gene encoding 50S ribosomal protein L15: MRLNELSPEPGSRQAPKRVGRGIGSGLGKTGGRGHKGLKSRSGGSVAPGFEGGQQPLARRLPKFGFTSRQQRYVAEIRLNELAKVEGDVVDLEALKKADIIRGEIREAKVILSGELSRPVTVKGLRVTKGAREAISAAGGKVED, from the coding sequence ATGCGTCTGAACGAACTTAGTCCGGAACCCGGTTCACGCCAGGCACCCAAGCGTGTCGGTCGTGGTATCGGTAGCGGTCTCGGTAAAACCGGCGGTCGTGGTCACAAAGGTCTGAAATCCCGTTCCGGCGGCAGCGTAGCGCCCGGTTTCGAGGGTGGTCAGCAGCCGTTGGCCCGTCGTCTGCCGAAGTTTGGTTTCACCTCCCGTCAGCAGCGTTACGTTGCAGAAATTCGCCTGAACGAACTGGCGAAGGTTGAAGGCGATGTGGTGGATCTGGAAGCCCTGAAGAAGGCGGACATCATTCGCGGGGAAATTCGCGAAGCCAAGGTTATCTTGTCTGGTGAATTGAGCCGGCCGGTAACCGTGAAGGGACTTCGGGTAACCAAAGGCGCGCGCGAGGCAATTTCTGCCGCGGGTGGTAAAGTCGAAGACTAA
- the rpmD gene encoding 50S ribosomal protein L30, whose protein sequence is MANAKTIKVTLTRSPIGCQPKHKLCVKGLGLRKIGHTVEVEDTPSIRGMINRVDYLVRVEEN, encoded by the coding sequence ATGGCGAACGCAAAAACGATCAAAGTAACTCTGACCCGCAGCCCCATCGGCTGCCAGCCCAAGCACAAGCTGTGCGTCAAGGGCCTGGGTCTTCGTAAAATCGGTCACACCGTGGAAGTGGAAGATACTCCGTCTATCCGCGGCATGATCAACCGGGTTGATTACCTGGTTCGGGTTGAGGAGAACTAA
- the rpsE gene encoding 30S ribosomal protein S5, whose translation MSVNEQKAPELQEKLVQVNRVAKVVKGGRIFAFTALTVVGDGKGRVGFGRGKAREVPVAIQKAMEAARKNMVEVPLDGTTLQYPVKAQHGGSKVYMQPASEGTGIIAGGAMRAVLEVAGVQNVLSKCYGSTNPVNVVRSTIKGLQATQAPEDIAAKRGKTVEEILG comes from the coding sequence ATGAGCGTTAACGAACAGAAGGCGCCTGAGCTCCAGGAGAAGCTGGTCCAGGTCAATCGTGTCGCCAAGGTTGTTAAAGGTGGCCGTATTTTCGCCTTCACCGCACTGACAGTAGTGGGTGATGGTAAAGGTCGCGTTGGTTTCGGTCGTGGCAAGGCGCGTGAAGTGCCGGTCGCCATCCAGAAGGCCATGGAAGCTGCACGCAAGAACATGGTAGAAGTTCCGCTTGACGGCACTACCCTGCAATACCCGGTTAAGGCTCAGCATGGCGGCTCTAAGGTCTACATGCAGCCAGCTTCCGAAGGTACTGGTATCATCGCCGGCGGTGCGATGCGTGCGGTACTGGAAGTGGCGGGTGTTCAGAACGTACTGTCCAAGTGTTACGGGTCTACCAACCCGGTGAACGTGGTACGTTCCACCATCAAGGGTCTCCAGGCAACTCAAGCGCCTGAAGATATTGCAGCCAAGCGCGGTAAGACCGTGGAAGAGATTCTGGGTTGA
- the rplR gene encoding 50S ribosomal protein L18: protein MSANNERLRRARKVRMKIRELGTNRLCVHRTPRHMYAQVTTADGSKVLASASTLDKELRQGATGNVDAAKKVGQLIAERAKAAGVEQVAFDRSGYRYHGRIQALADAAREAGLQF, encoded by the coding sequence ATGAGCGCGAATAACGAAAGATTGCGTCGCGCACGCAAAGTGCGCATGAAGATCCGTGAACTGGGTACCAATCGTCTGTGCGTTCACCGCACACCGCGTCACATGTACGCCCAGGTCACGACTGCAGACGGCAGCAAAGTGCTGGCTTCTGCCTCCACGTTGGATAAGGAACTGCGCCAGGGTGCAACCGGTAACGTGGACGCTGCCAAGAAGGTTGGTCAGCTGATTGCTGAGCGTGCCAAGGCAGCAGGTGTTGAGCAGGTTGCTTTTGACCGCTCCGGTTACCGTTATCACGGCCGTATTCAGGCTCTGGCCGACGCAGCCCGTGAAGCTGGCTTGCAATTCTAA
- the rplF gene encoding 50S ribosomal protein L6, producing the protein MSRVANNPVVLPSGVEVKLNGQEISVKGSKGALQITIHQAVEVKQEENVLRFAARDGATKSRALAGTTRALVNNMVTGVSTGWERKLQLTGVGYRAQAQGKKLNLTLGFSHPVEYELPEGITAETPSNTEVVIRGIDKQQVGQVAAEVRAFRPPEPYKGKGVRYADEQVRRKEAKKK; encoded by the coding sequence ATGTCCAGGGTTGCCAATAATCCTGTCGTGCTGCCTTCCGGTGTTGAGGTTAAGCTGAACGGACAGGAAATTAGTGTGAAGGGTTCCAAGGGAGCGCTTCAAATCACCATTCACCAGGCGGTTGAAGTAAAGCAGGAAGAGAATGTTCTGCGCTTTGCGGCCCGCGATGGTGCTACAAAGTCCCGCGCTCTTGCTGGTACTACTCGTGCACTGGTCAACAACATGGTGACCGGTGTTTCAACAGGCTGGGAACGTAAACTCCAGCTGACGGGCGTAGGTTACCGTGCCCAGGCGCAAGGTAAGAAGCTCAATCTGACACTGGGTTTTTCTCACCCGGTCGAGTACGAGCTGCCCGAGGGGATTACCGCAGAAACTCCGTCCAATACGGAAGTTGTGATTCGCGGTATCGACAAGCAACAGGTTGGCCAGGTCGCTGCGGAAGTCCGCGCGTTCCGTCCGCCCGAGCCTTATAAGGGTAAGGGTGTTCGTTATGCGGATGAGCAGGTCAGACGCAAAGAAGCCAAGAAGAAATAA
- the rpsH gene encoding 30S ribosomal protein S8 has protein sequence MSMQDTLADMFTRIRNAQMASKADVTMPSSKMKISVAQVLKDEGYVDDFSVSADAKPELTITLKYFGGKPVIEEIKRVSRPSLRQYKGAGELPKVSGGLGVAIVSTSKGVMTDRAARAAGVGGEVICTVF, from the coding sequence ATGAGTATGCAAGACACGCTTGCGGATATGTTTACCCGTATCCGTAATGCACAGATGGCATCAAAAGCAGACGTTACGATGCCGTCTTCAAAGATGAAGATCTCCGTAGCCCAGGTCCTCAAGGACGAAGGTTACGTTGACGATTTCTCCGTTTCAGCCGACGCGAAGCCCGAGCTGACGATTACTCTGAAATACTTCGGCGGCAAGCCGGTCATTGAAGAGATCAAGCGGGTCAGCCGTCCGAGTCTGCGCCAGTACAAAGGCGCTGGGGAACTGCCGAAAGTATCCGGTGGTCTGGGAGTCGCGATTGTCTCAACGTCCAAGGGCGTTATGACAGACCGCGCCGCACGAGCTGCTGGCGTGGGTGGCGAAGTCATCTGCACCGTATTCTAG
- the rpsN gene encoding 30S ribosomal protein S14, whose protein sequence is MAKVSMKNRELKREKTVAKFAAKRAELKAIIKNPNTSDEERWDAQMKLQQLPRDASPSRLRNRCQVTGRPHGVLRKFELSRIKLREYGMRGDVPGLTKASW, encoded by the coding sequence ATGGCTAAGGTTTCCATGAAAAACCGTGAGCTCAAGCGCGAAAAGACCGTTGCAAAGTTTGCAGCGAAGCGTGCCGAGCTCAAGGCGATTATCAAGAACCCGAATACCAGCGATGAAGAGCGTTGGGATGCACAGATGAAGCTTCAGCAGCTTCCTCGCGATGCTTCCCCCTCACGTCTTCGTAATCGTTGCCAGGTGACTGGTCGTCCCCACGGCGTTCTGCGCAAGTTCGAGCTGTCACGGATCAAGCTCCGTGAATACGGCATGCGCGGTGACGTTCCGGGCCTGACCAAGGCAAGCTGGTAA
- the rplE gene encoding 50S ribosomal protein L5, which translates to MLNMKEQYSKEVVPALQKEFSYKNIMQVPRIEKITLNMGVGEAVGDKKLIENAVADLERLAGQKAVVTKARKSVAGFKIREGWPIGCKVTLRGERMWDFFDRLVHIAVPRIRDFRGLNPKSFDGRGNYSMGVREQIIFPEIEYDKVDKIRGLDITITTTAGTDDEGRELLKAFGFPFKK; encoded by the coding sequence ATGCTTAACATGAAAGAGCAGTACAGTAAGGAAGTGGTACCCGCCCTGCAGAAAGAGTTCAGCTACAAGAACATCATGCAGGTGCCGCGTATCGAAAAGATCACCCTTAACATGGGTGTCGGCGAAGCGGTTGGTGACAAGAAGCTGATTGAAAATGCCGTGGCGGATCTTGAGCGCCTGGCAGGTCAGAAAGCCGTTGTTACCAAGGCACGTAAATCCGTTGCGGGTTTCAAGATCCGTGAAGGTTGGCCTATCGGCTGTAAGGTTACCCTGCGCGGCGAGCGTATGTGGGACTTCTTTGATCGCCTGGTTCACATTGCGGTTCCCCGCATTCGTGACTTCCGGGGTCTGAATCCCAAGTCGTTCGACGGTCGTGGTAACTACAGCATGGGTGTGCGTGAGCAGATCATTTTCCCAGAGATCGAGTACGACAAAGTCGACAAGATCCGTGGTCTGGACATCACCATTACCACCACTGCCGGTACCGACGATGAAGGTCGCGAACTGTTGAAAGCCTTCGGCTTTCCGTTCAAGAAATAA
- the rplX gene encoding 50S ribosomal protein L24 has protein sequence MKKIKRDDEVIVTTGKDKGKRGKVLKVQDDGRMVVSGINMIKKHTKPNPMLGTPGGIVEKEAPIQASNVAIFNPQTGKADRVGFQIKEDGAKVRIFKSTNEAVDNQ, from the coding sequence ATGAAAAAGATCAAACGAGATGACGAAGTAATCGTCACCACGGGGAAAGACAAAGGCAAACGTGGTAAAGTCCTGAAGGTTCAGGACGATGGCCGCATGGTTGTTTCAGGGATCAATATGATCAAGAAGCACACCAAGCCGAACCCGATGCTGGGCACCCCAGGTGGCATCGTCGAAAAAGAAGCACCTATCCAGGCTTCCAACGTGGCTATTTTTAATCCGCAGACCGGCAAAGCCGATCGCGTAGGCTTCCAGATCAAGGAAGACGGCGCGAAAGTGCGGATCTTCAAGTCCACGAATGAAGCTGTCGATAACCAGTAA
- the rplN gene encoding 50S ribosomal protein L14: MIQTQTMLEVADNSGARQVMCIKVLGGSHRRYASVGDIIKVTVKEAIPRGKVKKGQVLKAVVVRTRKGVRRPDGSLIRFDGNAAVLLNNQDAPIGTRIFGPVTRELRNEKFMKIISLAPEVL, translated from the coding sequence ATGATTCAGACTCAAACAATGCTTGAAGTCGCGGATAACAGCGGTGCGCGTCAGGTGATGTGCATCAAGGTCCTGGGCGGTTCACACCGGCGTTATGCCAGCGTTGGGGATATCATCAAGGTGACCGTCAAGGAAGCCATTCCCCGCGGTAAGGTGAAGAAAGGCCAGGTCCTGAAAGCTGTCGTGGTGCGCACTCGTAAGGGTGTTCGCCGTCCCGACGGTTCGCTGATCCGTTTCGACGGAAACGCGGCAGTACTTCTGAACAATCAGGACGCTCCTATCGGTACCCGTATCTTCGGACCGGTTACCCGTGAACTGCGTAATGAGAAGTTCATGAAAATTATCTCACTGGCACCCGAAGTACTTTAA
- the rpsQ gene encoding 30S ribosomal protein S17, producing the protein MTEATQTARTLSGKVVSNKMEKSIVVLVERQVKHPLYGKYMKRSTKIHAHDESNQCNIGDTVTIQETRPVSKTKSWALVEVTERASKV; encoded by the coding sequence ATGACCGAAGCTACCCAAACTGCCAGAACTCTGAGCGGCAAGGTCGTGAGCAACAAGATGGAGAAATCCATCGTGGTGCTGGTCGAGCGTCAGGTGAAACACCCGCTGTACGGTAAGTACATGAAGCGTTCAACCAAGATCCACGCTCACGATGAGAGCAATCAGTGCAACATCGGTGACACTGTGACCATTCAGGAAACCCGTCCGGTCTCCAAGACCAAGAGCTGGGCCCTGGTGGAAGTCACTGAACGTGCATCCAAGGTGTAA
- the rpmC gene encoding 50S ribosomal protein L29 — translation MKATELREKSVEELNKELIDLLKEQFNLRMRKATGQLNQSHLLGKVKRDIARVKTVLNEKAGQ, via the coding sequence ATGAAAGCAACAGAGCTGCGTGAAAAGTCAGTCGAGGAGCTGAACAAAGAGCTGATCGACCTCCTGAAGGAGCAGTTCAACCTGCGCATGCGTAAGGCGACAGGTCAGCTGAATCAGTCTCACCTTCTCGGCAAGGTGAAGCGCGACATCGCTCGCGTGAAAACAGTATTGAACGAAAAGGCAGGACAGTGA
- the rplP gene encoding 50S ribosomal protein L16, whose translation MLQPKRTKFRKVMKGRNTGLAHRANKVSFGEYGLKATSRGRITARQIEAARRTMTRRIKRGGKIWIRIFPDKPISSKPLEVRMGKGKGSVEYWVAEIQPGRMLYEMEGVAEDVARDAFTLAAAKLPVQTTFVTRTVM comes from the coding sequence ATGCTGCAACCAAAACGCACCAAATTCCGCAAGGTAATGAAAGGCCGTAACACCGGTCTTGCTCACCGCGCCAACAAGGTGAGCTTCGGTGAATACGGATTGAAGGCGACCAGTCGTGGGCGTATAACTGCGCGCCAGATTGAGGCGGCACGTCGTACCATGACTCGCCGCATCAAGCGGGGCGGAAAGATCTGGATCCGGATTTTCCCGGACAAGCCGATCTCCAGCAAGCCGCTTGAAGTTCGAATGGGTAAAGGTAAAGGTTCTGTCGAGTATTGGGTGGCTGAAATCCAGCCAGGCCGCATGCTCTACGAGATGGAAGGCGTTGCTGAAGACGTAGCACGCGATGCGTTCACTCTCGCCGCGGCCAAACTGCCGGTACAGACCACCTTTGTAACGAGGACGGTGATGTGA
- the rpsC gene encoding 30S ribosomal protein S3, with translation MGHKVNPTGIRLGVIKEHNSVWYADKKEYSKNLLNDIQVREFLDKRLVKASVSKIVIERPAQNARITIHTARPGIVIGKKGEDVDRLRREVSDMMGVPVHINIEEVRKPDLDARLVAQNVAGQLERRVMFRRAMKRAVQNAMRQGAKGIKIQVGGRLGGAEIARSEWYREGRVPLHTLRADIDYATYEAHTTYGVIGVKVWIFKGEILGGMEQVRADKKASGKKGSK, from the coding sequence ATGGGTCATAAAGTAAATCCAACCGGCATTCGCCTGGGTGTGATCAAAGAGCACAACTCAGTCTGGTATGCCGACAAAAAGGAATACTCCAAGAACCTGCTGAATGACATTCAGGTTCGTGAGTTCCTCGACAAGCGTCTGGTTAAGGCGTCTGTCAGCAAGATTGTGATCGAGCGCCCTGCTCAGAACGCCCGTATCACGATCCATACTGCCCGTCCCGGTATTGTTATCGGTAAGAAGGGTGAAGATGTTGATCGTCTGCGTCGCGAAGTCAGCGACATGATGGGTGTGCCTGTGCACATCAACATCGAAGAAGTCCGCAAGCCGGACCTCGATGCCCGCCTGGTAGCGCAAAACGTTGCCGGCCAGCTGGAGCGTCGTGTGATGTTCCGTCGCGCTATGAAGCGTGCGGTACAGAACGCCATGCGCCAGGGTGCCAAGGGTATCAAGATCCAGGTAGGCGGTCGTCTCGGGGGTGCTGAAATCGCGCGTTCCGAGTGGTATCGCGAAGGTCGTGTTCCTCTGCACACTCTGCGTGCAGATATTGATTACGCAACCTACGAAGCGCATACCACTTACGGCGTAATCGGCGTCAAGGTATGGATCTTCAAAGGTGAGATTCTTGGTGGTATGGAGCAGGTCCGTGCTGACAAGAAAGCCTCTGGGAAGAAAGGTTCTAAGTAA